Proteins encoded together in one Miscanthus floridulus cultivar M001 chromosome 16, ASM1932011v1, whole genome shotgun sequence window:
- the LOC136510738 gene encoding uncharacterized protein — protein sequence MEVIKLTEECSAAILNFPEKKKDPRCPTISCSIRIQYFDQALCDLGDSISVMPKAVFDKLNLTQLTPTPMMLQQADSTVRYLAGIAEDVPVKIQDCYVPIHFVVLAMEVAKESTLILGQPFLTNSGAQIDIGAREIHFNIHANEENFAFRPRKEQCSMIRIKYGPNLQGLKEIHIQPQLVDIMLKRTKKSKRSQSKRRLNK from the coding sequence ATGGAGGTCATCAAGCTGACAGAAGAGTGTAGCGCTGCTATACTCAACTTCCCTGAAAAGAAAAAGGATCCTCGGTGCCCCACAATCTCATGTTCCATCAGGATCCAATACTTTGACCAGGCCTTGTGCGACCTTGGGGATAGCATAAGCGTTATGCCCAAGGCCGTCTTCGACAAGCTAAACCTCACGCAATTGACGCCAACACCAATGATGCTTCAGCAGGCTGATTCAACGGTCCGCTACCTGGCAGGGATAGCCGAAGATGTTCCAGTTAAAATCCAGGATTGCTATGTCCCAATCCACTTCGTGGTGCTTGCCATGGAGGTCGCAAAAGAATCAACCCTCATCCTTGGGCAACCCTTCTTGACCAATTCAGGAGCTCAAATTGATATTGGAGCCAGAGAAATCCACTTCAATATACATGCTAATGAAGAAAATTTTGCCTTTAGGCCTAGGaaggagcaatgctccatgattcGTATCAAGTACGGGCCAAACCTGCAAGGCCTAAAGGAGATTCATATCCAACCTCAATTGGTGGACATCATGttgaaaagaacaaagaaatcaaaaAGAAGCCAGAGCAAAAGAAGGTTAAACAAATGA